In Falco cherrug isolate bFalChe1 chromosome 19, bFalChe1.pri, whole genome shotgun sequence, the genomic stretch ggggaagggggggggggggagcgggggttgtgcccccctcctgccccgaGGGTCCCAGGCAcccaggcacagcccccccGAGACCCCCAGCTCCACTCCCCGTGGCCCATCACCGCGGCCTCGGGCCCGTGCTCGCCTGTCCcaggcggggccgggggggggggggggggcggggctggggtcAGACACCGGGGGGGTCCCTGCCTCGGACAgacacccccccctccccgggcggCACAGCTACACCACCGCCACCCCCCCGGCTGTTACACCCCCAGCCgtcaccaccacagcccccacccGTCACCCAGCACCGCAAACACCCACCCACGCAACACCCCGCGCTGGCACAGCCGCCCCCGGccacccccgcaccccccagGCCACCCCCGCAGCCGGGCAGCACCCGCCGCGCACCCGCACACCCCCGGACACgacaccccacccccgccccgcacagccgcccccccgcccccggtaCCCCAACACCCGCCACAGGCTGTACCCGTGCAGAGGTAAACCGGGGCTGGGCCGGTACCGTACGTGGGGCTGTGCCCGGTACCGGGGCTGTGCCTCGAGCTGTGCCCGGTACCGTACGTGGGGCTGTGCCCGGTACCGGGGCTGTGCCTCGAGCTGTGCCCGGTACCGTACGTGGGGCTGTGCCCGGTACCGTGCCCAGTACCGTACGTGGGGCTGTGCCCGGGGCTGTGCCCGGTACCGTACGTGGGGCTGTGCCCGGTACCGTGCCCAGTACCGTACGTGGGGCTGTGCCCGGGGCTGTGCCCGGTACCGTACGTGGGGCTGTGCCCGGGGCCTGCGGCTGTAGGTTGAGCTGTGGGTGGTGCTCAGGGCCTCCGACCGTACGTGGGGCTGCGCCCGGTACCGGGGGCTGTATGCGGGGCTGTGCCCGACGCCGAGGCCATTCCCGGTGCCGGGGGCTGTACGTGGGGCCGTTCCCGGTGGCGGGGGCTGTTCCCGGGGCCCGCGGCTGTACCCAGCTCCTGTTCCCTGGGGCTGTGCCGGTGCCCGATGCCCGGTCCCGGTCCCCGACGCCCTGCGCGCGGTGCCCGGTGCCGTACCTTTGTGCATGCCGGTGTACTTGTCCTTGATGACGGTGAGCTCGTAGATCTTGCCGAACTGCTCGAAGATGGGCTTCAGGTCCTTCTCCTCCAGGTGCCGCGGGATCTGCCCCACGAAGAGTTTGATGGCGTCGGGCTCCTTCATGGGGCCgccgggggggggctgggcccCGGGGCCGCTCCCGGTGCTCGCTGCGGCTCCCGGTATCGCCGCTGCGGTGGCCggggccgctcccgccgcctGGGCTCGGCTGCCCGCGCGGCTCCCGGTGCCCggtgcccggcccggccgcggcgcaCACAAAGGACGAGGCGGCCCcggggctcggctcggctccgGGGacggggcgcggcggggcgggggcagctctgcccggGGGGCGGCGCTCCCGGTAGGTCCCGGCGGGTTCCCGATGGGGCCTCCCGTGCGGCGGCCCCCGAATCCCGGCGGCTGCCGTcagcgcccgccccgccggtaCCGCCCGCTCGCCGCCCCGGAGCCCCCGGGGAGGGGTCCGGCCCCGGTACGGGGCGGcgggggatggggtggggtgggctcagcgcccggcccggcccatGGCGGCCGCGCTCCCCGAGAGCCCCAGCACCGCCACCGGCTCCGGTCGGGCCCGACCCCGCTCGCCGCTTTTCttccgccgccggggccgccccgccccgcccggcgctGATGTCAGAGCGCAccgggcaccggcaccggctACCGGCGGGAGCAGCGGCACCGGGACCGGCACCGCGCACCG encodes the following:
- the LOC129734316 gene encoding transcription initiation factor TFIID subunit 4-like: MPGPGPRRPARGARCRTFVHAGVLVLDDGELVDLAELLEDGLQVLLLQVPRDLPHEEFDGVGLLHGAAGGGLGPGAAPGARCGSRYRRCGGRGRSRRLGSAARAAPGARCPARPRRTQRTRRPRGSARLRGRGAAGRGQLCPGGGAPGRSRRVPDGASRAAAPESRRLPSAPAPPVPPARRPGAPGEGSGPGTGRRGMGWGGLSARPGPWRPRSPRAPAPPPAPVGPDPARRFSSAAGAAPPRPALMSERTGHRHRLPAGAAAPGPAPRTGRARGSAAGLGWAGGGGSHGERAHACPCPPAGVRARGGRWGWGRPRAPGAVPGAEREEPRGGAAQRARRAPGGPPHTPPHPHPPGTGTAAPPPAPPPSPPLSWRRPATGAAKMASPQPPRRPAQATLRLSSERYLRAQPTLRPLLGGFLRELLRQRPDDVLEFATGEWGTLRGPHGTGGGTHSPLCAPPTAYFSQPGLPGRIQEELRGGQRGWGTGSHPDNRQ